A window from Chiroxiphia lanceolata isolate bChiLan1 chromosome 3, bChiLan1.pri, whole genome shotgun sequence encodes these proteins:
- the LOC116784189 gene encoding mitochondrial amidoxime reducing component 2-like, with product MSGLRGSLGAARPGWVWGAAALLALGALLGAWRWAGRRRRRRLQRVGTVLRLFVYPVKSCKGVSVRRAQVTPMGLRSGDMRDRFWLVITEDGHMVTARQEPRLVLVSVGCDDGHSTFEAPDMEKLCLPVNVPRKNPVHNCRVFGQDIQGRDCGDEVAQWITTFLKSQPYRLVHFEPSMVPRKSKNAINLFRNTDEVAYPDCSPVLLLSEASMDDLNTRLEKKAKIQNFRPNILVADCSAFEEDTWEDILIGDVEMKGTVCCGRCILTTVNPDTGVMDRKEPLETLKSYRLCDPSERHIYKTSPLFGKYFAVDKTGTIQVGDPVYKMIWE from the exons ATGAGCGGCCTGCGGGGCTCCCTGGGGGCGGCCCGGCCGGGCTGGGTGTggggggcggcggcgctgcTGGCGCTGGGCGCCCTGCTCGGAGCCTGGCGCTGGGCcgggcggcgccgccgccgccgcctgcAGCGGGTCGGGACGGTGCTGAGGCTCTTCGTGTACCCGGTGAAGTCGTGCAAGGGGGTGTCGGTGCGGCGGGCGCAGGTGACGCCCATGGGGCTGCGCAGCGGGGACATGCGGGACAG GTTCTGGCTGGTGATCACGGAGGATGGGCACATGGTCACGGCTCGCCAGGAGCCGCGGCTCGTCCTCGTTTCTGTCGGCTGTGACGACGGGCACTCGACCTTCGAAGCCCCAGACATGGAGAAGCTGTGCTTGCCTGTGAATGTCCCCAGGAAAAACCCCGTCCACAACTGCAG GGTGTTTGGACAGGATATCCAAGGCAGGGACTGTGGTGATGAAGTGGCTCAGTGGATCACCACTTTCCTGAAATCACAGCCCTATCGACTGGTGCACTTTGAGCCCTCCATGGTGCCAAGAAAGTCAAAGAATGCAATAAACCTTTTCCGAAACACTGATGAG GTTGCCTATCCTGACTGCAGCCCAGTCTTGCTCCTCTCTGAAGCTTCAATGGATGATTTAAATacaaggctggaaaagaaagcTAAGATACAGAACTTCAGGCCAAATATTCTTGTGGCAGATTGCAGTGCTTTTGAGGAG GACACCTGGGAGGATATTCTTATTGGTGATGTGGAGATGAAAGGGACCGTGTGTTGTGGCAG GTGTATTTTAACAACTGTTAACCCAGACACTGGAGTCATGGACAGGAAGGAGCCTTTGGAGACATTGAAAAG TTACCGCCTTTGTGATCCATCCGAGCGACACATCTACAAAACCAGCCCTCTCTTTGGGAAATACTTTGCTGTTGACAAAACTGGAACGATTCAAGTTGGAGACCCTGTGTACAAGATGATCTGGGAATGA